The following proteins are encoded in a genomic region of Mycoplasma sp. NEAQ87857:
- a CDS encoding replication-associated recombination protein A gives MNKNLANQLRPNKIDDIVGQTHVKKLLKQVVKNNLTTSFLFFGESGIGKTTAAMCLANEMNLNWGYFNASVDAKNKLIEILDNCDVVIIDEIHRLNKDKQDILLSYLEFDKIIVYATTTENPYFKVVPALRSRMQILELYKLSINDIVDGLRKIIDQNFNNLNISDKMLIELANYSAGDYRSSINNLQMLALLKSNNEPVSLADLKDIIPNINFYSDANSTAHYDNLSAFHKSLRGSDYNAALYYGLLILKSGDYDGLFRRMLCVAYEDIGLASIGIGSRVENAIKAYERLGMPEGKLPITYAIMDLALAPKSNSVYQAINQVEQVLNQGQIYQVPKHLKDAHYNSAKKLGYGLEYLYPHDYPNNYIKQDYLPKELLNYQFFEFGDNLVEKKLKQYWTNIKKGDKDEV, from the coding sequence ATGAACAAGAATTTAGCTAATCAACTTCGACCTAACAAGATCGATGATATTGTCGGTCAAACTCATGTTAAAAAGTTATTAAAACAAGTTGTAAAAAACAACCTTACAACTAGTTTTTTATTTTTCGGTGAAAGCGGTATTGGCAAAACCACTGCAGCAATGTGCTTAGCTAATGAGATGAATTTAAATTGAGGTTATTTTAATGCTAGTGTGGATGCTAAAAATAAATTAATTGAAATTTTAGATAATTGTGATGTAGTAATTATTGATGAAATTCATCGTTTAAATAAGGATAAACAAGATATTTTGCTTTCTTATTTAGAATTTGACAAAATCATAGTTTATGCAACAACTACTGAAAACCCATATTTTAAAGTAGTTCCTGCTTTAAGAAGTAGAATGCAAATTTTAGAATTATATAAATTAAGTATCAATGATATAGTAGATGGTTTAAGAAAAATAATTGATCAAAATTTTAACAATCTAAATATCAGCGATAAAATGCTAATTGAATTAGCTAATTATTCTGCAGGAGATTATCGTTCTAGCATTAATAATTTACAAATGTTAGCTTTGTTAAAATCAAATAATGAACCAGTATCTTTAGCCGATTTAAAAGATATTATTCCTAATATTAATTTTTATAGTGATGCAAATTCAACAGCTCATTATGATAATTTATCAGCTTTTCATAAATCTTTAAGAGGAAGTGATTATAATGCTGCTTTATATTATGGTTTATTGATTTTAAAAAGTGGTGATTATGATGGTTTATTTCGTAGAATGCTTTGTGTAGCTTATGAAGATATTGGATTGGCCTCTATTGGAATTGGATCTAGAGTCGAAAATGCAATTAAAGCTTATGAAAGATTAGGAATGCCTGAAGGAAAATTACCTATAACTTATGCAATTATGGATTTAGCTTTAGCTCCTAAATCTAATTCAGTTTATCAAGCAATTAATCAAGTTGAGCAAGTATTAAATCAAGGTCAAATTTATCAAGTTCCTAAACATTTAAAAGATGCTCATTATAATAGTGCTAAAAAATTAGGATATGGATTAGAATATTTATATCCACATGATTATCCTAACAATTACATTAAACAAGATTATTTACCTAAGGAATTACTAAATTATCAATTTTTTGAATTTGGTGATAATTTAGTTGAAAAAAAATTAAAGCAATATTGAACTAATATTAAAAAAGGAGATAAAGATGAAGTTTAA
- the pheS gene encoding phenylalanine--tRNA ligase subunit alpha, producing MKFNLETINTLEDLKQIKAKVYSNDGEIFQLQQQLKSAPVDQKKAIGQQINVLKQEYQKFFDLAEARIKELEINRKINSEFIDVTTPVLKTASLNPITIIEERMKDWFLAHGYYQEEMGEIVSDLYNFERLNIAKDHPARAMHDSLYLNATTLLRTHNTGITAKVLEDNKNKVISTFAIGKVYRNDEDDATHSHQFTQVDFVSVGKVSFSNLIWTLKSLLSYVLEAEIEIRLRPSYFPFTEPSVEVDMFYNNRWIEVLGAGMLHPQVLKLAGYSNEYNGFAAGIGIERITMIKYGFSDIRDLYKNDLRIMEQFRNER from the coding sequence ATGAAGTTTAATTTAGAAACAATTAATACTTTAGAAGATTTAAAACAAATTAAAGCTAAAGTATATTCAAATGATGGAGAAATATTTCAATTACAACAACAATTAAAATCTGCACCAGTAGATCAAAAAAAAGCTATTGGACAACAAATTAATGTTTTAAAACAAGAGTACCAAAAATTCTTTGATCTAGCTGAAGCTAGAATCAAAGAATTAGAAATTAATCGTAAAATTAATTCTGAATTTATTGATGTAACTACACCAGTATTAAAAACCGCTTCATTAAATCCTATTACAATTATTGAAGAAAGAATGAAAGATTGATTTCTTGCTCATGGATATTATCAAGAAGAAATGGGTGAAATTGTTTCAGATTTATATAACTTTGAACGTCTAAATATTGCAAAAGATCACCCTGCTAGAGCTATGCATGATTCATTATATTTAAATGCAACTACTTTATTAAGAACTCACAACACAGGAATTACAGCTAAAGTTTTAGAAGATAATAAAAACAAAGTAATATCAACTTTTGCAATAGGTAAAGTTTATCGTAATGATGAAGATGATGCAACTCATAGTCATCAATTTACTCAAGTAGATTTTGTAAGTGTTGGAAAAGTTAGTTTTTCTAATTTAATTTGAACTTTAAAATCATTATTATCTTATGTTTTAGAAGCAGAAATTGAAATTAGATTAAGACCTAGTTATTTCCCTTTTACTGAACCTAGTGTTGAAGTTGATATGTTTTACAATAATAGATGAATTGAAGTTTTAGGTGCAGGAATGCTTCATCCACAAGTGTTAAAACTTGCAGGATATTCAAACGAATACAATGGATTTGCAGCAGGAATAGGAATTGAAAGAATTACAATGATTAAATATGGATTTAGTGATATTAGAGATTTATATAAAAATGATTTAAGAATAATGGAGCAATTTAGAAATGAAAGATAG
- a CDS encoding uracil-DNA glycosylase — protein sequence MKDSFLKILQQEGQKEYFTNILNSLKAAEIAGLEVYPHQMDLFKAFEFFQTNETKVIFLGQDPYHTKGVADGLSFSTKSNKTPPSLNNIFKELKKDYPKTKIETNDLTAWAKQGVLLLNTSLSVIANKPNSHSKIGWKTFTLEVIKQVLLANPNVIVVLLGKEAQSFVKSLNIPSQNKIELSHPSPFSYKKGFENSGLFKLINKKLKQTHQTPIKWDLKK from the coding sequence ATGAAAGATAGTTTTTTAAAAATATTACAACAAGAAGGTCAAAAAGAATATTTCACTAATATTTTAAATTCCCTAAAAGCTGCTGAAATTGCAGGATTAGAAGTTTATCCACATCAAATGGATTTATTTAAAGCGTTTGAATTTTTCCAAACCAATGAAACTAAAGTTATTTTTCTAGGTCAAGATCCATATCATACTAAAGGTGTTGCTGATGGTTTGAGTTTTAGTACCAAAAGTAATAAAACTCCACCAAGTTTAAATAATATCTTTAAAGAATTAAAGAAAGATTATCCTAAAACTAAAATTGAAACTAATGATTTAACCGCTTGAGCTAAACAAGGAGTTTTATTATTAAATACTAGCTTATCCGTGATTGCAAATAAACCTAATTCTCATAGTAAAATCGGTTGAAAAACTTTTACTTTAGAAGTAATAAAGCAGGTTCTATTAGCTAATCCTAATGTTATTGTGGTGCTTTTAGGAAAAGAAGCTCAATCATTTGTTAAAAGTTTAAATATTCCAAGTCAAAATAAAATTGAACTATCTCATCCAAGTCCATTTAGTTATAAAAAAGGATTTGAAAATAGTGGATTATTCAAATTAATTAATAAAAAATTAAAACAAACTCATCAAACACCAATTAAATGAGATTTAAAGAAATAA